From Methanocella paludicola SANAE, a single genomic window includes:
- a CDS encoding HVO_0476 family zinc finger protein: MELVEAACPQCSPKEEVMHTVVKSHLLKCEQCGFIHRLPHEKKKEVITLKVIVSRGSESSAQSLEVNADEELKAGDEFVIDIGEEVSGVRIHSLELHTGGRSEQAKAKDVRAIWARAIDEVIVKIAVQRLGETQSLDYKINGDYEFTIGDLMKLKGYEVRVSAIKVRDGGIFRRTGKSVKAKDVRRIYSKIISQERRAVGEGLRASKKRSGGDREKA, translated from the coding sequence ATGGAATTAGTGGAGGCCGCATGCCCCCAGTGTAGCCCCAAAGAAGAAGTCATGCATACAGTCGTTAAAAGTCACCTGCTAAAGTGTGAGCAGTGCGGCTTCATTCACCGCCTGCCCCATGAGAAGAAGAAAGAAGTGATCACGCTCAAGGTCATCGTGAGCCGCGGGAGCGAGTCCTCGGCGCAGTCGCTGGAGGTCAACGCGGACGAGGAGCTTAAGGCAGGTGACGAGTTCGTGATCGATATCGGGGAGGAAGTGAGCGGAGTTCGCATCCATTCGCTGGAGCTTCACACCGGCGGCCGCTCCGAGCAGGCAAAGGCGAAGGACGTCCGCGCCATCTGGGCCCGGGCCATCGATGAGGTTATCGTGAAGATCGCCGTGCAGCGCCTGGGCGAGACCCAGTCGCTCGACTACAAGATCAACGGCGACTACGAGTTCACCATAGGCGACCTCATGAAGTTAAAAGGCTACGAGGTCCGCGTCAGCGCCATCAAGGTCCGGGACGGCGGCATCTTCAGGCGGACGGGCAAGTCGGTAAAGGCCAAGGATGTCCGGCGTATCTACTCGAAGATCATCTCGCAGGAGCGGCGTGCCGTGGGCGAGGGGCTGAGAGCATCGA